In the genome of candidate division WOR-3 bacterium, the window TTTGCTCGACCTCTCGGTCTACCCTGCGCGGCTGCTCCCCGAACCGCTGCTGAGGGAGGTGGCACGTGAAACAGCGTGCGGCACTGCCCCGGCCCGGGTCGCAGCCCGCTTTCACAATACGCTTTCCGCTGCCACGATCCGGCTTGCCGATGCTCTCTGCGCCAAGTACGGAGTCGCTTCTGTCTGTCTGTCCGGCGGCTCCTTCCAGAATTCCCTGCTTCGCCGTCAGGTGACCGTCGGCCTACGTTCCCGTGGACGCGCCGTGTACGTGAACCGTCTCGTCCCACTCAACGATGGTGGTATCGCATACGGCCAAGTGGCTGCCCTTGCCTGCGCGCAACGTCCGCTCGCCAGCTTGTGATGCATCACGTCTGCCGCTTTTTTTCCGCGGCTCGAGACGGAACTTGACACTCAGACCCCCGAGCCTAAAATCGTCGCCGACCCTATAGCGATCCTACAATCCGTTCCCGTGTGACGGCTGACGTTTTGTCAGCGTAGTCGCTTTTGCCGCACCATGAGGCAGTGCGGGATTGTGGACGGTTTGGTGGATAACCGGCCGAGGCAATACTCCTCGTCCGTGGTCGTCAAGTATCTAAGGCGTACTATTTTCCGAAAGGGGCTGCAGATGGGTGTGGCTGACAGCGGCGTACAAGTACGCGTCGAGCGTGAAGCCCTGCTCGACGCCGAAGGACTCTGGGCCGCCATCCTCGACTACGTGAGGCCACGCGTAAGTCGCGAAGGGTTCGAGACTTGGCTTGCACCGACCAAGGGCGTTGCGCTTTCCGGCAATGTTCTTGAGGTCGATGTCCCCAATTCGTTCTTTGCCGATTGGTTGAGCCAGCACTACTCGGCGGAAGTGCAGGCGGCGATGACCAGCGTCTCCCGGCAGGAGTTGTCCGTTTCGTTCCGCCCGCGGGATGCGGCCGACACCGGGATCTTGATCCGACGCGCTCCGGCGCGCCGCCCCGTTGCCAGGCAGAATGGCTATCGGCTGCAATCGCATCTTTCGTTCGCGAACTTTGTTGTCGGCGAGTCGAATCGCCTGGCCGTCGCCGCCGCACGCAGTGTGGCTGAGCGGCCGGGGGCCGGCTACAACCCGCTCTTTATCTACGGCGGCGTTGGCTTGGGCAAGACACATCTTGTCCAGGCAATTGGCAACCTGGCGGTAGCTGCAAAGCCGGGCCTGAAGGTCTACTACACCGCCGCCGACGATCTGTTCGTTGAGCTCATTCAGGCCATCGAAAAGAACACCCGTCTCGAGTTCAAGAACAAGTACCGTTGCCTGGATCTCCTGCTGCTCGATGACGTTCACTACCTGGTCGGGAAAGAGCGGTTGCAGGAGGAAGTCTTCTATATCTTCAATTCTCTCCACGATGCTGGAAGCCAGATCGTGTTCACCAGCGACCGGCCACCGCAGGATATCCCTGCGCTTGAGGACCGGCTCGCTTCGCGGCTTGGTTCCGGTCTGGTAGTGGACATACAGGCGCCTGAATTGGAGACGCGCATCGCCATCCTCAAACAGAAGGCAGCCATGGATCACGCCGCGTTGCCCGACGATGTTGCCTACTTCATAGCTGCGCGCGTCCGAACCAGTGTTCGCGCCCTTGAGGGAAGCTGGATTCGCCTGCTGGCGCTCGCCTCGCTCGACGGCCGACCCATAACGGTTCCACTAGCTGAGGAGGCGCTCAAAGATCTGCTCCGGGAAGAAGAGCCGGTAGACCACGGTCGGATAATAAAGATCTGTGCCGAGCATTTCGGCGTTGCACATAGGGCCATCACCAGCGGGGGAAGAACAAAGCAACTGGCGCTTGCGCGGCAGGTGGCGATGTACCTTCTAAGGGCCAGCATGAGTCTTTCTCTCAAGGAAATCGGCAACCTTTTCGGCAACAAGGACCACACCACAGTAATGCACGCGATAAAGCGGGTGGGTGAACTGAGAGTGAACGACCCACAGTTCGCCGCTCGGCTGGAGAAGCTCTGCAGGATGACAACTCGTGGATAACCGCGTGGAATCAGCTGTGGATAGAGAGCACATCTGGCCTAGGCACAGCCACTCAACATAGTTATCAGTAACTGCCATCTGTATAAGTAGTTGTTTAGCATACTGTTAGCAGTTTCCCACACCAATACACAAACCAACAACAACAGCAGTATCTATTGCTATTCATGTCTGTTGGATGAGAAGGTAGAATAGCATGCCCAAGAATCAGTTTGATGCTATTAAAAAGGGCGACTAATTATAAATACCTTAGTCTGCTGGTTATTGACAATGAGACCCAGGTGGCCACAAGAACGAATAGGCCCTGCAATTCACTAGAACTAGCAGAGCAAGTGATTCCTCCCATGTTCAGAAGATGCCGCTTTTAACTACTGCACACTGGGACCACAAACACCATTCCTAATTTCAATTGTCTTGCGGCGAGCATGCCTCTGGTTGACACCATATCTGGGCTGAATATGATTACGTTCTGGCTGACTGGCATTAAGGCATTCAAAAGAGGATTCTAGTAGCAGATGGTCAAGTTGAGCGAGGACCCCAAGTACGGTTTCGCAATCGGACGCGTCCGTGCCCTTGAAGCCTCCTTGATAGACAGGGTGCGCTACGAGCGGTTCGTACACGCAAGGGATGGAGAGGAGTTTGTCGCGGTCCTAGGTGAAACAGCGTACGCCAGGCTGATGGAAGGCGTCGCAGCCGATGTGACGCGCGCGCTAGACAACGCGGCCACAGAGAATTCAACCTTCCTGTCCGCCTACGCCCTGGACAACTGGCTGGTTCACCTCTTCTCGCTACCGGCTGCTTCTCGCCGGTTGAAGGCAGACATCAAGCGGGCGTTATCGCAGGGGAAAGCAGATTTCTCTGTGCCGGAGGAACTGACAGCGACGGAGCAGGGTTCGGCAATCGCGCGGGCGGTTGCGGATGCAGTAGAAGCGTTTGCCACGCATGGAAACCCAGCCAACGTAGACATGGTGGTAGACCGTTTGACGCAGGAAGTCGGTTTGGCGGTGGCCGAGAGCAGCGAGTTCATGGTCGGGTATCTCGCCCTGCACGCCGACATCGAGAATCTGCGAACCGCAGTTCGTTTGCGGGCAGAGGGGGCTGGCGACGGGGATAGGGCCGAAGAATTGAGGACGGCTTTTCTGCCGGGCGGAACCTTGACACTTGCCAGCCTGCTGACGAGCCTGCAGCAACCTTGGCCCGCCATGCTGGAGTTGCTGGCGAAGGCGCCGCCGTACGGAAAGGGAAGTGAAGCTTTCGGCGAGTACCTCGAGCAGGGCCGCATTGCTGTCAGCGAACGTCGTTCTTTCACGCGCATGGAGCGGTTGGGCCGCGAAGCGGAACTGCGCTACCTGCTCCAGACCCGCTACGCAACGCTGGGGCACGAGCCGCTGGTGACCTTTTTCCTCCTGCGCGAGAACGAGCTGCGCAACCTTCGCCTGCTATATGCCGCGAAGCTGGCCGGCCTGGCGGCGGAAGAGACACGGGAGTTGGTGGCATATGCCGAATAGCGAGCCGCACGGCAGGGGAGACCTTTCTGCCGGCAGGATCGGTGTAGTCGGCCGGGCAGAAGTTATCGCGCCATTCCGCGCCGCCGGGTTTGCCGTCCATCCGGTCGAGCCTGGACCCGGCGCCAGCGCCGAGGTTGAGGCGCTCATCGCTGCGGGCCTGTCGGTGTTGTTCTACACCGAGGATCTGGCTGCGCACCTGGGCGAGTTGCTGGGTCGCTACAGCCGGAGCGCGACTCCCTGCCTGGTGATGCTGCCCATGGGCGCCGAGCAGCGCGGTTTCGAGCGGCTCAGGGAGATTGTGAGGCGCGCGGTCGGCGCGGACATCTTTGGGCGCGCGCACGCCCTTGCTGGAGAAGAAAGAGCGGTTCCATCCAAAGGAGACCAGCGATGATTGAAAGCAAAGGTACGATTATCAGAGTTTCGGGTCCTCTGGTGGTGGCTGAAGGCCTTGCCGGTGCGAAAATGTACGACGTAGTGAGGGTAAGCGAAAAGCGGCTGGTGGGCGAGATCATCGAATTGGAGGGAGACCGCGCGTCAATCCAGGTATACGAGGAAACAGGCGGGGTGGGGCCCGGCGAGCCCGTCTTTGCCACCGCCGAGCCGCTTTCGGTCGAACTCGGTCCCGGGTTGATCGAGTCCATCTACGACGGCATACAGCGGCCGCTGAACGTCATCCAGAAGCAGGCCGGAGACTTCATCAGCCGCGGCGTCGAGGCGTCGCCGCTCGACCGGCAGAAACGCTGGAGTTTCACTCCGCTGCGCCGAACCGGTGACCGGGTCGAACCCGGCGACATCGTGGGCGAAGTTCAGGAAACCGTGCTGGTGCGCCACCGGGTGATGATGCCGCCGGGAATGGCGGGCGAAGTCGTCCACATCGGGCCCGGCCAATTCACGGTCGAAGAACCCGTCGCCGTCATCCGGACGCCGAACGGAGAGCAGCCGCTAAGGATGTCCCAGCGCTGGCCGGTGCGCAGGGCACGTCCCTTCCGCCGGAAGCTGCAGCCCGATCAGCCGCTCGTGACCGGCCAGCGAGTGGTCGATACGTTCTTTCCGATTGCCAAGGGAGGAACCGCCGCCGTGCCCGGACCGTTCGGTTCGGGCAAAACCGTTATTCAGCACCAGTTCGCCAAATGGTCGGACGCGGAGATCATCATCTTCGTCGGCTGCGGCGAACGTGGGAACGAGATGACCGACGTGCTGATGGAGTTCCCGCACCTCGTCGACCCCAAGTCGGGTGAGCCGCTCATGAAGCGCACCGTTCTGATCGCCAACACCTCAAACATGCCGGTGGCCGCGCGCGAGGCTTCGATCTACACCGGCATCACGCTGGCCGAGTACTACCGCGACATGGGCTACTCGGTAGCTTTGCAGGCCGATTCGACCTCGCGCTGGGCCGAGGCGATGCGGGAGATCTCCGGCCGGCTGGAGGAGATGCCGGGCGAGGAAGGCTATCCTGCCTATCTCGCAACCCGGGTGGCCGAGTTCTACGAGCGAGCCGGGCGAGTTGTTTGTCTGGGCCGAACCCCGGAAGGTAAGGAACAGGAGGGCGCCGTCTCGGTGGTCGGAGCGGTTTCACCTCCGGGAGGAGACCTGAATGACCCGGTGGTCCAGGCTACCCTGCGCGTAGTCAAGGTCTTCTGGTCGCTCGAGGATAGACTGGCGTTCCAGCGGCACTTCCCGGCAATCTCCTGGTTGAATTCTTACTCGCTGTACGCCGACGTTCTCCGGGAATCGTTTGACCGGCTGGCAACCCCCGAATTCACGAAGGATGCGAGCGCAGCCATGCAGCTGCTTGAGAAGGAAGCCGAACTGGAAGAGATCGTCCGGCTGGTCGGCAAAGACACGCTCTCCGCGCAGGACCGGCTGGTGCTCGAGGCGGCGCGGTCGATCCGCGAAGATTTCCTGCACCAGAATGCTTTCCACGAAGTCGACACCTACGCGTCGCTTCCCAAGCAGGCCGCCATGCTGAGCGCGATCCTGCGTTTCCACGACCTCGGGCGCGCCGCGCTGGCGCGAGGCGTTGGCATCGAGCTGGTAGAGCGCGTCAAGGTGCGGGACCGGATAGCCCGGATGAAGTACCTCACCGAGGCCGAGGCGCCGGCGGCGATCCAGCAGGCCTGCGCCGACCTCGAAAAGGAACTGGCCGCACTGGAGGCGAAATGATCCGCGAATACCAAACGGTCACGTCGATAGCCGGCCCGCTGATGCTGGTTTCCGGTGTGGACGGTGTCAAGTACCAGGAACTGGTTCAGATCACCTTGCCGACCGGTGACGTCAGGCGTGGACAGGTGCTGGAGGTCGAAGGCGACAAGGCCCTGGTGCAGGTTTTCGAGGGAACGACCGGCATCGATGTGCCTTCGGCCAAGGTGCGCTTCATGGCCCGCGGCATAACGCTCGACCTGTCGCCGGAAATCCTCGGACGCGTCTTCGGCGGGCTCGGGCGGCCGCGCGACGGCGGGCCAGCGATGATTCCTGACCGGCGTGTGGATGTCAACGGCGCGCCTATCAACCCCTATGCGCGCGAGTACCCGAACGAGTTCATCCAGACGGGAGTCTCGTCCATAGACGGGCTGAACACTCTGGTCCGCGGACAGAAACTGCCGATCTTCTCCGGCTCAGGCCTGCCCCACAACCGCCTGGCCGCACAGATAGTCCGGCAGGCACGCGTCCTGGGGACGAGCGAGCCGTTCGCGGTCGTGTTCGGGGCAATGGGGATCACGTTCGAGGAGTCGGAGTTCTTCATTCGCGACTTCACCCAGTCCGGCGCCATCGAGCGCACCGTCTTGTTCCTCAACCTCGCGGACGAGCCGGCCATCGAGCGGATCGCGACCCCGCGGGCCGCGCTCACGGCTGCCGAGTACCTGGCGTTCGAACTGGGCATGCACGTCCTCGTGGTGCTGACCGACATGACCAACTACTGCGAGGCACTGCGGGAGGTGTCCGCCGCGCGCAAAGAGATACCCGGCCGCCGCGGTTTCCCGGGCTACCTCTACACCGACCTTTCGTCGATCTACGAGCGCTGCGGACGCATCAAGGGCCGAAAGGGCTCGATCACGATGATGCCGGTACTGACGATGCCCGAGGACGACAAGACACACCCCATACCGGACCTGACCGGCTACATCACCGAGGGCCAGATCATCCTCTCCCGCGCCATGCACCGGCGCAAGATCGCCCCGCCCGTAGACGTGCTCCCTTCGCTCTCGCGGCTCAAGGACAAGGGTATCGGCGCGGGGAAAACCCGTGAGGACCACGCCGACCTTTTCAACCAGCTCTATGCCTGCTACGCGCGCGGCAAAGAAGCGGAGGAGCTCGAGATCATTCTCGGAGACGCGGCGCTGACCGAAGCGGACAAGCAGTATCTGCGCTTCGCACGCGAGTTCGAGCGGCAGTACATCTCCCAGGGCGAGTTCGAGAACCGGACAGTGGAGCAGACCCTGGACCTCGGCTGGAAGCTGCTGGCCGGCTTCCCGCGGGGCGAGCTGAAGCGCGTGCGCGACGCCTACCTGGAAAAGTATTGGCGGCCGGCAGCGAAGTAGAAAGCCCGCGGTTGCTGAACGGCAACCGCCCCGCGCCGTAGGGGTATCCGCATCCTCCGGTACTCCGCCGCGCTCTTCGACCTTG includes:
- a CDS encoding V-type ATP synthase subunit B, whose amino-acid sequence is MIREYQTVTSIAGPLMLVSGVDGVKYQELVQITLPTGDVRRGQVLEVEGDKALVQVFEGTTGIDVPSAKVRFMARGITLDLSPEILGRVFGGLGRPRDGGPAMIPDRRVDVNGAPINPYAREYPNEFIQTGVSSIDGLNTLVRGQKLPIFSGSGLPHNRLAAQIVRQARVLGTSEPFAVVFGAMGITFEESEFFIRDFTQSGAIERTVLFLNLADEPAIERIATPRAALTAAEYLAFELGMHVLVVLTDMTNYCEALREVSAARKEIPGRRGFPGYLYTDLSSIYERCGRIKGRKGSITMMPVLTMPEDDKTHPIPDLTGYITEGQIILSRAMHRRKIAPPVDVLPSLSRLKDKGIGAGKTREDHADLFNQLYACYARGKEAEELEIILGDAALTEADKQYLRFAREFERQYISQGEFENRTVEQTLDLGWKLLAGFPRGELKRVRDAYLEKYWRPAAK
- the dnaA gene encoding chromosomal replication initiator protein DnaA, whose protein sequence is MRQCGIVDGLVDNRPRQYSSSVVVKYLRRTIFRKGLQMGVADSGVQVRVEREALLDAEGLWAAILDYVRPRVSREGFETWLAPTKGVALSGNVLEVDVPNSFFADWLSQHYSAEVQAAMTSVSRQELSVSFRPRDAADTGILIRRAPARRPVARQNGYRLQSHLSFANFVVGESNRLAVAAARSVAERPGAGYNPLFIYGGVGLGKTHLVQAIGNLAVAAKPGLKVYYTAADDLFVELIQAIEKNTRLEFKNKYRCLDLLLLDDVHYLVGKERLQEEVFYIFNSLHDAGSQIVFTSDRPPQDIPALEDRLASRLGSGLVVDIQAPELETRIAILKQKAAMDHAALPDDVAYFIAARVRTSVRALEGSWIRLLALASLDGRPITVPLAEEALKDLLREEEPVDHGRIIKICAEHFGVAHRAITSGGRTKQLALARQVAMYLLRASMSLSLKEIGNLFGNKDHTTVMHAIKRVGELRVNDPQFAARLEKLCRMTTRG
- a CDS encoding V-type ATP synthase subunit A; its protein translation is MIESKGTIIRVSGPLVVAEGLAGAKMYDVVRVSEKRLVGEIIELEGDRASIQVYEETGGVGPGEPVFATAEPLSVELGPGLIESIYDGIQRPLNVIQKQAGDFISRGVEASPLDRQKRWSFTPLRRTGDRVEPGDIVGEVQETVLVRHRVMMPPGMAGEVVHIGPGQFTVEEPVAVIRTPNGEQPLRMSQRWPVRRARPFRRKLQPDQPLVTGQRVVDTFFPIAKGGTAAVPGPFGSGKTVIQHQFAKWSDAEIIIFVGCGERGNEMTDVLMEFPHLVDPKSGEPLMKRTVLIANTSNMPVAAREASIYTGITLAEYYRDMGYSVALQADSTSRWAEAMREISGRLEEMPGEEGYPAYLATRVAEFYERAGRVVCLGRTPEGKEQEGAVSVVGAVSPPGGDLNDPVVQATLRVVKVFWSLEDRLAFQRHFPAISWLNSYSLYADVLRESFDRLATPEFTKDASAAMQLLEKEAELEEIVRLVGKDTLSAQDRLVLEAARSIREDFLHQNAFHEVDTYASLPKQAAMLSAILRFHDLGRAALARGVGIELVERVKVRDRIARMKYLTEAEAPAAIQQACADLEKELAALEAK